The Emcibacter nanhaiensis genome has a window encoding:
- a CDS encoding PaaI family thioesterase has protein sequence MIVGEFKPLLGKDDFDHEVCDGGYGELLNLVLRRRAGRLSTVMKFDHDLIGSPLPPALHGGAIAGMMEVAAYCQLIWDLEMSKSPKTVDMNIDYLRSGKPQDLFAEAEVVRMGRRFANLHVTAWQDDRDKPIAKAHLHFLVIDDA, from the coding sequence ATGATCGTCGGAGAATTCAAGCCGCTGTTGGGCAAGGATGATTTTGACCATGAGGTATGTGACGGCGGCTATGGTGAGCTTCTTAACCTGGTCCTGCGCCGCCGGGCCGGACGGCTGTCAACCGTGATGAAATTCGACCATGACCTGATCGGTTCTCCCCTGCCGCCGGCGCTGCATGGCGGCGCCATCGCCGGCATGATGGAAGTGGCGGCCTACTGCCAGCTGATCTGGGACCTGGAAATGAGTAAAAGTCCCAAGACCGTTGATATGAATATTGATTACCTGAGGAGCGGCAAGCCGCAGGACCTTTTCGCCGAAGCGGAAGTGGTCCGTATGGGGCGCCGTTTCGCCAACCTGCATGTGACGGCCTGGCAGGACGACCGCGACAAGCCCATCGCCAAGGCCCATCTGCATTTCCTCGTTATCGACGACGCCTGA
- a CDS encoding group III truncated hemoglobin, with protein MAFSEITPDNIKTLVDSFYGKVREDEVLGPIFEEKIGDRWDQHLPKMYAFWSNVMLKTGGYDGRPVPPHVGIKGINRDMFARWLELFHATARELYEAELAEKFVVRSNMIAESLQIAIFRILGQEGGFAAKPWTPGQ; from the coding sequence ATGGCCTTTTCCGAAATCACCCCGGACAACATCAAGACCCTGGTCGATAGCTTTTACGGCAAGGTTCGCGAGGACGAGGTGCTGGGCCCCATTTTCGAAGAAAAGATTGGTGACCGCTGGGATCAGCACCTGCCCAAGATGTATGCTTTCTGGTCCAATGTGATGCTGAAAACCGGCGGTTATGACGGCCGCCCGGTGCCGCCGCATGTGGGCATCAAAGGCATCAACCGGGACATGTTTGCGCGCTGGCTCGAGCTGTTTCACGCCACGGCCCGGGAACTCTATGAAGCCGAACTGGCGGAGAAATTTGTCGTCCGCAGCAATATGATTGCGGAAAGCCTGCAAATTGCTATCTTCAGGATATTGGGACAGGAGGGCGGTTTTGCCGCCAAACCCTGGACGCCGGGACAATGA
- a CDS encoding sulfurtransferase TusA family protein, with protein MSKGQEITELDVSGHKCPIPVLRLRKLLEISAPGTYIRVRATDEMTLLDIPHFCDQAGHRLEEQTEENGAYIYVVQKSGTQKTG; from the coding sequence ATGAGCAAGGGTCAGGAAATAACGGAGCTGGATGTATCCGGGCACAAATGTCCCATACCGGTCCTTCGTCTTCGGAAACTGCTGGAAATCAGTGCCCCCGGCACCTATATCAGGGTCAGGGCAACGGATGAAATGACCCTGCTGGATATTCCCCATTTTTGCGACCAGGCCGGCCATCGGCTGGAAGAGCAAACGGAAGAAAACGGGGCATATATCTATGTGGTCCAAAAATCCGGCACACAAAAAACAGGGTAA
- a CDS encoding PaaI family thioesterase yields the protein MSLDLKQILPYVMHANKIGIEILGTEGTAVLSRLNYSDAISVGKGKGIIANGAVSTLLDTALGMAVFQKVGELRGMATLDLRVDFLRASTPFSPINARSECIRLTREVAFVQGEAWCEDPAQPVARASAAFSISDQNVGSMG from the coding sequence GTGAGCCTGGACCTGAAGCAGATTCTTCCCTATGTCATGCACGCCAACAAGATCGGTATCGAGATACTGGGCACGGAAGGCACTGCCGTCCTGAGCCGACTGAATTACAGTGACGCCATTTCGGTCGGCAAGGGGAAGGGTATTATCGCGAACGGTGCGGTAAGCACCCTTCTGGATACGGCGCTCGGCATGGCGGTTTTTCAAAAGGTCGGGGAATTGCGCGGCATGGCGACACTGGACCTCAGGGTGGATTTTCTCAGGGCCTCAACCCCGTTCAGCCCCATCAACGCCCGGAGCGAATGCATTCGCTTGACCCGGGAAGTGGCCTTCGTGCAGGGAGAAGCCTGGTGTGAGGATCCGGCGCAGCCGGTTGCCCGCGCCTCTGCCGCCTTTTCCATCAGCGACCAGAATGTGGGGAGTATGGGATGA
- a CDS encoding SufE family protein yields the protein MDITEVIETFEFLEDWEDRYKYIIDLGRELPELAEDEKVEENRVHGCTSRVWLVHSLKDGKVIFRGESDAHIVKGLVALMLMIYSGKTPAEILQTDARDILNQLGLEKHLSPMRTNGLFSMDEKIKTIARAYAGGA from the coding sequence ATGGATATCACTGAAGTCATTGAAACCTTCGAATTTCTGGAGGACTGGGAAGATCGCTATAAATACATCATCGACCTGGGGCGCGAGCTGCCGGAACTGGCCGAAGACGAGAAGGTCGAGGAAAACCGGGTGCACGGCTGCACCAGCCGGGTCTGGCTGGTGCACAGCCTCAAAGACGGTAAAGTGATTTTCCGCGGTGAGAGCGATGCCCATATCGTCAAGGGGCTGGTGGCGCTGATGCTGATGATCTATTCCGGCAAGACTCCGGCAGAGATACTTCAGACCGATGCGCGTGATATTCTCAATCAGCTGGGACTGGAAAAACATCTTTCTCCCATGCGCACCAACGGCCTGTTTTCCATGGATGAAAAAATCAAAACCATTGCCCGGGCCTACGCAGGAGGCGCGTGA
- a CDS encoding EAL domain-containing protein, with translation MNGEILPIRKTTVAPVAGDIQFLLEGLPHAVAVFDGNLRLESWNKKLLNILDIPESFFRETRYLRDFLDLVSPDSPDTADTVSSQMFQEMKRFTSARDLFPVSFEHSLPSGRHIEVKGEILPDTGYILTLLDMTSRKKAENLEQNDLQEMSTRLEEINIHRQTMEKQAADAVQMAEELALAQNEAQESARRIQAILDAMADGLVTIDEEAMILTANHAIEEMFGYTVDEVVGQSLLFLLNSTFFIDQEDMIDYFDSLDRNKTEFKRKETGYRKNGAHFPVELSIREVHFNDQRQYTVLVRDISERFEAEALIRKMALHDSLTGLANRNLLQQRLDEALKMAKRLGKKVAVMFLDLDMFKPVNDLYGHTTGDRLLRIIAERLTECAREVDTVARLGGDEFAIVFTNLDDETVVTRIAKRILSKIQQPIEIEDKIHNVATSIGISFYPHDSRIPEELIRMADVALYQAKDDGRRLYRIYDSQMDASAKAEKEIEMDLSRAIERNELSLHYQPQLDTIDNSVVGAEALARWNHPVKGLVPPYQFIPIAENCGEIIPIGQWIMETACRQAKEWQDKGLPPFRVCVNISAKQFHLSDFTQRVEDALTRSKLAPQWLELEITEGMVIADKDSIIPKLEKLSSLGVNLAIDDFGTGYSSLAYLKKFSVHQLKIDQSFIRDITEDHDDAAITDAVIRLGHSLGLTVVAEGVETEEHVQLLRQKGCDVLQGYHFSKPLPVEQFEDWIKAHNERLYS, from the coding sequence ATGAATGGTGAGATATTGCCGATAAGAAAAACAACAGTTGCTCCCGTAGCAGGCGATATTCAGTTTTTGCTCGAAGGACTCCCGCATGCCGTGGCTGTCTTTGACGGCAACCTGCGACTTGAGTCCTGGAACAAGAAACTTCTGAATATTCTTGATATCCCGGAAAGTTTTTTCCGGGAGACAAGATATTTGCGCGATTTTCTTGACCTGGTATCCCCCGACTCACCTGACACTGCGGACACCGTTTCCAGCCAGATGTTTCAGGAAATGAAGCGGTTCACCTCAGCCCGGGACTTATTTCCGGTTTCCTTCGAACATTCACTGCCCAGTGGCCGACACATCGAAGTGAAGGGCGAGATCCTTCCGGACACCGGCTATATCCTGACATTGCTGGACATGACTTCCCGCAAAAAGGCTGAGAACCTGGAACAGAACGATCTTCAGGAAATGTCTACCCGGCTGGAAGAAATAAACATTCATCGCCAGACTATGGAGAAGCAGGCGGCGGATGCCGTACAGATGGCCGAGGAACTGGCACTGGCCCAGAATGAAGCACAAGAATCCGCCCGCCGGATCCAGGCCATCCTGGACGCCATGGCCGATGGCCTTGTGACAATCGACGAGGAGGCAATGATCCTCACAGCCAACCATGCCATAGAGGAAATGTTCGGCTATACGGTCGATGAAGTCGTCGGCCAGAGCCTTTTGTTTTTGCTGAATTCCACCTTTTTCATCGATCAGGAAGATATGATCGATTACTTCGATTCCCTTGACCGGAATAAAACAGAATTCAAGCGCAAGGAAACCGGCTACCGCAAAAACGGCGCCCATTTCCCCGTGGAACTGAGTATCCGTGAAGTACATTTCAACGACCAGCGGCAATATACCGTCCTGGTTCGCGACATTTCCGAGCGATTTGAAGCCGAAGCGCTGATCCGGAAAATGGCCCTGCACGACAGCCTGACCGGCCTGGCCAACAGGAACCTGTTGCAGCAACGGCTGGATGAAGCCCTGAAAATGGCCAAGCGGCTCGGTAAAAAAGTCGCGGTCATGTTCCTCGACCTGGATATGTTCAAGCCGGTCAATGACCTTTATGGCCATACGACAGGTGACCGGCTGCTCCGCATCATCGCAGAACGCCTGACCGAGTGCGCCCGGGAAGTGGATACGGTCGCCCGGCTGGGCGGCGACGAGTTCGCGATCGTCTTTACCAACCTGGACGACGAAACAGTGGTGACCAGAATCGCCAAACGGATCCTGAGCAAAATTCAGCAGCCCATTGAGATTGAAGATAAAATACACAATGTCGCCACCAGTATCGGCATCAGCTTCTATCCCCATGATTCGAGGATTCCGGAAGAATTGATCCGCATGGCAGATGTGGCGCTGTACCAGGCCAAGGATGACGGCCGCAGGCTGTATCGCATCTATGATTCCCAGATGGACGCCTCCGCCAAGGCGGAAAAGGAAATCGAGATGGACCTGAGCCGGGCCATTGAACGGAACGAACTCAGTCTTCACTACCAGCCGCAATTGGACACCATTGACAACAGCGTTGTCGGCGCCGAGGCGCTGGCGCGCTGGAATCATCCGGTCAAGGGACTGGTACCGCCTTACCAGTTTATCCCGATCGCCGAAAACTGCGGCGAGATCATCCCGATCGGCCAGTGGATTATGGAAACAGCCTGCCGCCAGGCCAAGGAGTGGCAGGACAAGGGCCTGCCCCCGTTCCGGGTCTGCGTCAACATTTCCGCCAAACAGTTCCACCTCAGCGACTTTACCCAACGGGTGGAAGATGCGCTGACCAGGTCAAAACTGGCCCCGCAGTGGCTGGAACTGGAAATTACCGAGGGTATGGTGATTGCCGACAAGGACAGTATCATCCCGAAACTTGAAAAGCTGTCCAGTCTGGGTGTGAACCTGGCAATCGACGACTTTGGCACCGGCTACAGTTCACTGGCTTACCTCAAGAAATTTTCGGTTCATCAGCTCAAAATCGACCAGTCCTTCATCCGGGATATTACCGAGGATCATGACGATGCCGCGATCACCGATGCGGTTATCCGCCTGGGACACAGCCTGGGCCTGACAGTGGTTGCCGAGGGTGTGGAGACCGAGGAGCATGTCCAGCTGCTGCGCCAGAAAGGCTGCGACGTCCTGCAGGGCTACCACTTCAGTAAACCGCTGCCGGTGGAACAGTTCGAAGACTGGATCAAAGCCCACAACGAACGGCTCTATTCCTGA
- a CDS encoding sensor domain-containing diguanylate cyclase translates to MTYEKNTTNIYPLLGILMFFLLLAGMVFSDGNIAGVFAVFGITLAVFMVFYLYRKNVSLEEKLEETSLELHASRDALAAEKSALQKIAEENIGLAEENFLAREEAEAHSSLLMAVMENMPQAVCLVSADGEMLNWNSKMAPLFGLAPEAISADMTFAQLSWSLSDARLSVPDHALVGKYNLSDDLPETAVPDEVTHYEREMEDGRTLEVFRTVLLDGSFVATYTDITERKKAEHVIRRMAHFDGVTGLSNRAHFTEKLEGRLHQSRRNDGPFAVVMLDLDKFKHVNDTHGHPMGDALLERVAEIFAVSVRDDDLVARFGGDEFAIMFDEINEIEEVLAPLNRILKKISQPLEIDGVELEVGTSMGVAMFPDHGTTADGLIKTADEALYLAKKNGRGRIEVAGLPPKGLKLLV, encoded by the coding sequence ATGACGTACGAAAAGAACACCACTAACATATATCCGCTGCTCGGTATTCTGATGTTTTTCCTGCTGTTGGCCGGGATGGTGTTTTCTGACGGCAATATCGCCGGCGTCTTTGCCGTCTTTGGCATAACCCTTGCCGTTTTCATGGTCTTTTACCTCTATCGGAAAAACGTCTCGCTGGAGGAAAAACTGGAAGAAACCTCCCTGGAGCTGCACGCCAGCCGGGATGCCCTGGCTGCGGAAAAATCGGCGTTGCAGAAAATTGCCGAGGAAAATATCGGCCTTGCGGAAGAAAACTTTCTCGCCCGGGAAGAAGCCGAAGCGCACAGCAGTCTTCTGATGGCGGTCATGGAAAATATGCCCCAGGCGGTCTGCCTGGTGTCGGCCGACGGGGAAATGCTCAACTGGAACAGTAAAATGGCGCCCCTGTTTGGCCTGGCGCCGGAGGCCATCAGTGCGGACATGACATTTGCCCAGCTCAGCTGGAGCCTGAGCGATGCGCGGCTGAGCGTTCCCGACCACGCCCTGGTCGGCAAATACAACCTGTCCGACGACCTGCCGGAAACCGCTGTCCCTGATGAAGTGACCCATTATGAACGGGAAATGGAGGACGGACGCACCCTGGAAGTGTTCCGGACTGTCCTGCTGGACGGTAGTTTTGTCGCCACCTATACGGATATCACCGAGCGCAAGAAAGCGGAACATGTGATCCGCCGCATGGCCCATTTTGACGGTGTGACCGGCCTGTCCAACCGGGCGCATTTCACCGAGAAACTGGAAGGCCGGCTGCACCAGAGCCGCCGCAACGACGGCCCCTTTGCCGTCGTCATGCTGGACCTGGATAAATTCAAGCATGTCAACGATACCCACGGCCACCCCATGGGAGATGCGCTGCTGGAAAGGGTGGCGGAAATCTTCGCCGTCAGCGTCCGGGATGATGACCTGGTGGCCCGTTTCGGCGGCGATGAATTCGCCATCATGTTTGACGAAATCAATGAAATTGAAGAAGTTCTGGCCCCGCTCAACAGGATCCTGAAAAAGATCTCCCAGCCGCTGGAAATCGACGGCGTTGAGCTGGAAGTAGGGACCAGCATGGGGGTTGCCATGTTCCCCGATCACGGCACCACCGCCGACGGACTGATCAAGACCGCCGACGAGGCTCTCTATCTGGCCAAGAAAAACGGCCGCGGCCGGATCGAGGTTGCCGGTCTGCCGCCCAAAGGGCTCAAGCTGCTTGTATAG
- a CDS encoding amidohydrolase → MKKSVSFIIGMTMLASTAFAGEDLSKTIAKDYDSYLKDLFVHFHKNPELSLTETKTAARLAKELRAEGFEVTEGVGGTGIVAIMKNGDGPLVMMRADMDGLPVEEKSGLPYASKATQKDPITGNMVPVMHACGHDVHITSLVGTARRMNAMKDQWSGTLMLIGQPAEERIMGARNMMADHLWDRFGTPDYALAFHVSANDEAGVINVSEGSPYAGSDSVDIIVHGIGTHGAHPHAGKDPIVIGAEIVMALQTLVSRELPPRWPGVVTVGSFHAGTKHNIISDEAHLQLTVRNTSPETRKILLDGIKRIAVNIGRANGLPEDLLPEVIYSKESTPPTVNDAALARRLKTVWKAGMGEDAVVDIPTKGMGAEDFPFFTTDPKIKSVYFAVGGTPKETFEKARKGGPAVPSHHSPLFKVAPEPSITAGVEATVLALLELMPKK, encoded by the coding sequence ATGAAAAAGTCAGTTTCCTTTATCATTGGTATGACCATGTTGGCCTCGACCGCCTTTGCCGGCGAGGATCTCAGCAAAACCATCGCCAAGGATTATGACAGTTACCTGAAAGACCTGTTCGTCCATTTTCACAAAAATCCGGAACTGAGCCTGACCGAGACCAAGACCGCGGCCCGGCTGGCCAAGGAACTGCGCGCGGAGGGCTTTGAAGTCACCGAAGGCGTCGGCGGCACCGGCATTGTCGCCATCATGAAGAATGGTGACGGTCCGCTGGTCATGATGCGCGCCGACATGGACGGCCTGCCGGTGGAGGAAAAATCCGGCCTGCCCTATGCCTCCAAGGCGACCCAGAAAGACCCGATTACCGGCAACATGGTGCCTGTCATGCATGCCTGCGGCCATGATGTGCATATCACCAGCCTGGTGGGCACCGCCCGGCGCATGAACGCCATGAAAGACCAGTGGTCAGGCACCCTGATGCTGATCGGCCAGCCAGCGGAAGAACGGATCATGGGTGCGAGGAACATGATGGCAGACCATCTCTGGGACCGGTTCGGCACACCGGATTATGCCCTGGCGTTCCATGTTTCCGCCAATGACGAAGCCGGTGTCATCAATGTCAGCGAAGGCTCCCCCTATGCCGGTTCTGACAGCGTCGATATCATCGTCCACGGCATCGGCACCCACGGCGCCCACCCCCATGCGGGCAAGGACCCGATTGTGATTGGCGCGGAAATTGTCATGGCCCTGCAGACCCTGGTGTCCAGGGAACTGCCGCCCCGCTGGCCGGGTGTTGTGACCGTCGGTTCCTTCCATGCCGGCACCAAGCATAATATCATTTCCGACGAGGCCCACCTGCAGCTCACCGTGCGCAACACCAGCCCGGAAACCCGTAAAATCCTGCTCGACGGCATCAAGCGCATTGCGGTCAACATCGGCCGGGCCAACGGCCTGCCGGAGGACCTGCTGCCGGAAGTGATCTATTCCAAGGAAAGCACGCCGCCGACCGTGAATGATGCAGCGCTTGCCCGGCGCCTGAAGACCGTCTGGAAGGCGGGAATGGGCGAAGATGCGGTTGTGGATATCCCGACCAAAGGCATGGGCGCCGAGGATTTCCCCTTCTTCACCACCGACCCGAAGATCAAGAGCGTCTATTTTGCCGTCGGCGGCACCCCGAAAGAGACCTTTGAGAAAGCCAGGAAAGGCGGACCGGCAGTGCCGAGCCATCATTCGCCGCTGTTCAAGGTGGCCCCCGAACCGTCGATCACGGCCGGTGTCGAGGCCACGGTTCTGGCCCTGCTGGAGCTGATGCCGAAGAAATAA